From Paenibacillus sp. V4I7, one genomic window encodes:
- a CDS encoding metallophosphoesterase, which yields MEKIAIISDIHGNLPALEAVLLDIERRGIKRLICLGDLVGKGPDSAAVVDRIKEVCESVVQGNWDLGITLPQEQTAGLWHQQQLGKDRLTYLKQLPFSVDLNVSGKLFRLFHASAQSVYHRVKRKASKEERLAMFQNTEMTGASTDGKQPDIVGYGDIHIPYLITIKNPSEKCPVKHASSGLMLFNVGSVGTPYDGIPQACYCVLEGETDSNVQAGFAIQFVRVPYDIEFAVRLAYAAQMPESQRYELEITTGLVHK from the coding sequence TTGGAGAAAATCGCAATCATATCGGATATTCATGGTAACTTACCCGCACTGGAAGCTGTGCTTTTAGATATTGAACGCCGAGGCATTAAACGCCTTATTTGTTTGGGCGACCTTGTGGGTAAAGGGCCTGATTCCGCTGCTGTCGTTGACCGTATCAAGGAGGTATGTGAATCCGTTGTTCAAGGAAACTGGGATTTGGGGATTACCCTCCCGCAGGAGCAGACTGCCGGATTGTGGCATCAGCAGCAGCTTGGTAAGGATCGGCTCACTTATTTGAAACAGCTGCCTTTCTCCGTTGATTTGAATGTAAGCGGCAAATTGTTCCGACTGTTCCACGCTTCTGCACAAAGTGTTTATCATAGAGTGAAACGTAAAGCATCCAAGGAAGAGCGTCTCGCGATGTTTCAAAATACGGAGATGACAGGTGCGTCGACGGATGGGAAACAGCCTGATATTGTCGGCTACGGAGACATTCATATTCCCTATCTCATAACGATCAAAAACCCATCGGAGAAATGCCCTGTGAAGCACGCGAGCAGCGGTCTGATGCTCTTCAATGTTGGTAGTGTGGGAACACCCTATGACGGTATTCCGCAAGCCTGCTACTGTGTTTTAGAGGGGGAAACCGATAGCAATGTGCAAGCTGGATTTGCGATTCAATTCGTACGCGTACCTTATGATATTGAATTTGCTGTTCGCTTGGCTTACGCTGCGCAAATGCCAGAAAGTCAACGATATGAACTAGAGATTACTACAGGTCTGGTTCATAAATGA
- a CDS encoding CapA family protein: MESRQDRHRKPKKERIANKKTPLKAIGGLTLAAAACFAIGIGASYWTSNSKSAEEQDSASSPVASVSPVPTKPTNTESTASAEPSAKPSPESTAKAVIPTPAPIASSKPTSSGGQVKLTFVGDVLMASKVEDILKQKGYDYPYTNVKDFLSTPDYTIANLETPITTRGTVQSKDYVYRSSPMALPALKASGIDLVNLANNHVMDYGTEGLLDTMDALDQEGVKRVGAGKDLEEAYRPVIVEKAGVKIAFFGFSRVVPEASWKAGPGHAGVAETYSYKLPVEAIQKAKESADLVVVVAHWGVERSDNPDKNQKDLAHRYIDAGADLIVGGHPHVLQGFEQYKGKWIAYSLGNFIFTTNDNPKTWETVILEASCSKDKQCDIHLVPILTKAALPTPMSTEDGAKLFQRLSKISIGAQVDAQGNVSKK, encoded by the coding sequence TTGGAATCCAGACAAGATCGTCACCGTAAACCGAAAAAAGAACGCATTGCAAACAAGAAGACCCCGCTTAAAGCAATTGGGGGACTCACGCTTGCCGCAGCAGCCTGTTTTGCTATTGGCATAGGCGCTTCCTATTGGACATCGAACAGTAAATCAGCAGAAGAGCAAGATTCAGCATCCTCACCAGTGGCTAGTGTTTCGCCTGTTCCAACCAAACCAACGAATACAGAAAGTACAGCTAGTGCGGAGCCAAGCGCAAAGCCTAGCCCAGAGTCTACGGCAAAGGCCGTTATCCCGACTCCTGCTCCTATCGCATCGAGTAAGCCCACGAGCAGTGGCGGGCAAGTGAAGTTAACTTTTGTGGGTGATGTGTTGATGGCCTCCAAAGTGGAAGATATTTTAAAACAAAAAGGCTATGATTACCCTTATACAAATGTAAAAGACTTTCTGAGCACGCCCGATTATACGATTGCTAATCTAGAAACACCCATAACAACTAGAGGGACAGTTCAAAGTAAGGATTACGTCTATCGTTCTTCACCGATGGCGTTACCTGCCCTGAAAGCTTCTGGCATTGATCTCGTTAATCTAGCGAATAACCACGTGATGGATTATGGGACAGAAGGTTTACTGGACACGATGGATGCCCTTGATCAAGAGGGCGTTAAGCGAGTTGGAGCGGGCAAAGATTTGGAAGAAGCTTACCGACCAGTCATCGTGGAAAAAGCGGGTGTGAAGATTGCTTTCTTCGGCTTCAGCCGTGTCGTTCCAGAGGCTTCGTGGAAAGCAGGTCCTGGCCATGCAGGCGTAGCTGAAACGTATAGCTACAAGCTGCCAGTCGAAGCCATTCAGAAAGCAAAAGAAAGCGCTGATCTGGTTGTTGTCGTTGCCCATTGGGGAGTGGAAAGAAGCGATAATCCGGATAAGAATCAGAAAGACCTGGCCCATCGCTACATCGATGCTGGCGCTGATCTCATCGTAGGCGGTCACCCACATGTCTTACAAGGCTTTGAGCAATACAAAGGCAAATGGATTGCCTATAGTCTAGGCAATTTCATTTTTACAACGAATGATAACCCAAAGACTTGGGAGACGGTTATCCTAGAGGCTTCATGTTCTAAGGATAAACAATGCGATATCCACCTTGT